Proteins co-encoded in one Setaria viridis chromosome 9, Setaria_viridis_v4.0, whole genome shotgun sequence genomic window:
- the LOC117835476 gene encoding uncharacterized protein codes for MQRKGSEALTGTELNAAVYRYLQDSGFVHTAFNFFYEADIERGNIQGMIPQGTLIRIVHKGLEYIELEANSEIGSDDEHHFFDTLDLMTNDLDELRKKVTSSSQWNSVKNDKEQKINSGETDKAQCSAETTTMYRKKPTRKTEAVQNTNPDETAAIGGTQPMKHLKAQGKDSTEQNISSAEIGQKTGSAEASAMYRRKPTRKTKAEQNRNPGETATIRRTQTKHAKAQGTDSKERNISSAETAQKTGSAETTTGQPWQISWIGKKPRLRK; via the exons ATGCAGAGAAAAGGGTCTGAGGCCCTCACAGGAACTGAGCTTAACGCTGCAGTGTACAGATACCTCCAGGATTCAG GATTTGTGCATACTGCATTCAATTTCTTCTATGAGGCGGATATTGAAAGAGGCAACATCCAGGGAATGATTCCACAAGGTACCTTGATCAGGATCGTGCATAAAGGTCTTGAGTACATCGAGTTGGAAGCAAAT TCTGAGATTGGTAGCGATGACGAGCACCACTTTTTTGATACTCTGGACCTAATGACCAATGATTTAGACGAGCTGAGAAAGAAAGTTACCAGCAGTTCGCAGTGGAATTCTGTCAAGAATGACAAAGAGCAGAAGATCAATTCTGGTGAGACTGACAAAGCGCAGTGTTCTGCTGAGACTACCACAATGTATAGGAAGAAACCTACGCGGAAAACAGAGGCTGTGCAGAACACCAATCCTGATGAAACTGCTGCAATAGGTGGAACTCAGCCAATGAAGCATTTGAAGGCACAAGGGAAAGACTCCACAGAACAGAACATCAGTTCTGCTGAGATTGGGCAGAAGACCGGTTCTGCTGAGGCTAGCGCAATGTATAGGAGGAAGCCTACACGGAAAACGAAGGCTGAGCAGAACAGAAATCCTGGTGAGACTGCTACAATACGTAGAACTCAGACAAAGCATGCAAAGGCACAAGGGACGGACTCCAAAGAACGAAACATCAGTTCTGCTGAGACTGCACAAAAGACTGGTTCTGCTGAGACTACCACAGGCCAGCCTTGGCAGATTTCATGGATAGGGAAGAAACCTAGACTCAGAAAATGA